Proteins encoded by one window of Candidatus Sumerlaea chitinivorans:
- a CDS encoding Endonuclease/exonuclease/phosphatase — MHARIEAMGISLHVFCVHLGLRWRERDYQIARLMSDEVLGHPRFHSGPRILLGDFNNWFPVKSARLLREQFKDACRVTGRKRINTFGHPITYLSLDYVFVSPEITVLSCDVSRQRLARLASDHRPLVCQLAVPMVLGPETAGA; from the coding sequence TTGCATGCTCGAATCGAGGCGATGGGGATCTCGCTCCACGTTTTTTGCGTCCATCTTGGTCTGCGGTGGCGCGAACGCGATTATCAAATTGCGCGCCTTATGAGTGATGAGGTCTTGGGGCATCCTCGGTTTCACTCTGGACCACGGATTCTCCTTGGCGATTTCAACAATTGGTTTCCTGTAAAGTCTGCCCGGTTGCTTCGGGAGCAGTTCAAAGACGCCTGTCGAGTGACTGGCCGCAAACGGATAAACACGTTCGGGCACCCGATCACTTATCTGAGCCTCGATTACGTGTTTGTTTCTCCAGAGATCACCGTACTATCGTGCGATGTGAGCCGGCAGCGATTGGCTCGGCTTGCTTCCGACCACCGACCACTTGTCTGTCAATTAGCTGTGCCTATGGTTTTGGGTCCTGAAACAGCTGGCGCATGA
- a CDS encoding Molybdopterin biosynthesis protein MoeA — translation MQKDSVRESHALLDWRVALEKVLAAVPTLAAEPCCIEQAVGRISAQDCIAPIEVPPFHNSAVDGYAVLAADTAEATPSAPRRLHVVGESRAGVPYPGELQSGQAVEIMTGATLPRGADAVVPSEAAVAASSGFVDILKPVRQGAAVRLAGADTRRGDVLLRQGDVVTPGMVGKLASCGIAEIQVIREPRIAVATSGDELIAPGAGPLREGMIYDSNTPMLLALYRSWGFAPQQLGHVSDSLDSVKATINRAAEFDFFVMTGGVSVGKYDYVKQAVQDLGGEVLFWRVNQQPGKPLFVAKLQRTLFLGMPGNPVACYMCSDVYLRPALRKARGERPPYLRVLRVETGEQITKMDARTAFHRANLRYLNGRFVAFVSGPPDSHILRSVTGHDGYLIVPAERAMLREGEPADFILTSIGAAERLLLEVNQEGAGRYFEESLRASL, via the coding sequence ATGCAAAAAGATTCTGTTCGTGAGTCTCATGCCCTTTTAGATTGGCGCGTGGCGTTGGAAAAAGTCCTCGCCGCTGTGCCCACGCTCGCGGCCGAACCGTGTTGTATCGAGCAAGCGGTGGGCCGCATTAGTGCCCAAGACTGCATCGCCCCAATTGAGGTTCCTCCTTTTCACAACAGCGCGGTGGATGGCTATGCAGTCCTTGCGGCGGATACAGCAGAGGCGACCCCCAGCGCTCCGCGGCGGCTGCACGTCGTTGGTGAGTCGCGGGCTGGGGTACCGTATCCGGGGGAACTCCAGTCGGGGCAAGCTGTGGAGATCATGACGGGCGCCACTCTCCCGCGAGGTGCAGATGCGGTAGTTCCCAGTGAAGCAGCGGTGGCCGCCTCTTCGGGCTTTGTGGACATCCTAAAGCCTGTCCGGCAGGGAGCTGCGGTTCGTCTTGCGGGTGCCGACACGCGACGCGGTGACGTGTTGCTCCGGCAGGGTGACGTCGTGACTCCTGGCATGGTTGGAAAGCTCGCTTCATGTGGGATAGCCGAGATTCAAGTGATCCGCGAGCCGAGAATCGCCGTTGCGACCTCAGGTGATGAACTGATCGCTCCCGGAGCTGGCCCTCTCCGCGAGGGCATGATTTACGACTCTAACACCCCCATGCTCCTGGCCCTATATCGTTCGTGGGGCTTTGCTCCTCAGCAATTGGGGCATGTGTCGGACAGCCTTGATTCGGTAAAAGCCACCATAAATCGGGCCGCGGAGTTTGACTTCTTTGTCATGACCGGCGGGGTATCAGTGGGGAAATACGACTACGTTAAGCAAGCTGTCCAAGATTTGGGAGGAGAGGTCCTGTTCTGGCGTGTCAATCAGCAACCGGGGAAACCGCTGTTTGTTGCAAAACTTCAGCGGACACTTTTTTTGGGGATGCCCGGCAATCCCGTGGCCTGTTATATGTGTTCAGACGTCTATTTGCGTCCGGCACTACGGAAAGCTCGCGGAGAGCGACCGCCGTACTTACGTGTGTTGCGGGTTGAGACGGGCGAGCAGATTACAAAAATGGATGCGCGGACAGCATTCCACCGGGCCAATCTTCGTTATTTGAACGGGCGTTTTGTTGCATTCGTGAGTGGCCCACCGGATTCCCATATTCTACGTTCTGTTACTGGTCATGACGGCTACCTCATTGTCCCAGCGGAGCGGGCCATGTTGCGAGAAGGGGAGCCGGCCGATTTTATTCTCACAAGTATTGGGGCGGCCGAGCGGTTGCTGCTTGAGGTCAACCAGGAAGGCGCTGGGAGGTATTTCGAGGAATCCCTCCGAGCTTCACTTTAG
- a CDS encoding Exodeoxyribonuclease VII small subunit yields the protein MAEIPKDRKVAKRKGRGEVPVEELSLEECFAELQQIVDRLEKGELSLDESLQLFERGMQLSRRCERELQKVERRIQLILENQSGETQLEDFSLEPEESAEDETL from the coding sequence ATGGCAGAAATACCGAAAGATCGTAAAGTCGCAAAACGTAAAGGTCGGGGGGAGGTCCCCGTCGAGGAACTCTCACTGGAAGAGTGTTTTGCAGAGCTTCAGCAAATTGTCGATCGTTTGGAGAAAGGGGAATTGTCACTGGATGAATCGCTTCAACTTTTCGAGCGGGGGATGCAGTTGAGCCGACGGTGTGAGCGTGAGCTCCAAAAAGTGGAGCGACGCATCCAACTCATCCTTGAAAACCAAAGCGGTGAGACACAACTCGAAGATTTCTCTTTGGAGCCAGAGGAGAGCGCGGAGGACGAAACCCTGTGA
- a CDS encoding 1-deoxy-D-xylulose 5-phosphate synthase has translation MASYLEQIESPEDLRRLTMADLKLLAEEMRERIIETVSKNGGHLASSLGAVELAIALHYVYETPRDKLIWDVGHQGYPHKLLTGRAKQFSTLRKQGGISGFLRRSESIYDVFGAGHAGTSISAAVGIAQARDLNQEDYKVVAVIGDGSMTCGLPFEGLNNAGHTDLDILVVLNDNEMSISENVGALAKYLNALVQSKFYNRSKTEAYELVKRTPVGDRLIRLVHKLEESTKGLILPSIFFEDLGFRYFGPADGHNLEELIPTLQKIRELRGPILLHAITRKGKGYKLAEGDAVFWHSPPNFKVETGEYKKSDARTYTHVYGDTLVELAESDPRVVAITAAMATGTGLVAFSERFPKRFFDVGIAEAHAVTSAAGMATEGLRPFVTIYSTFLQRAFDSIVHDVALQKLPVIFAMDRAGFVGFDGPTHHGLFDIAYLRIIPNMVVMAPKDERELRDMMLTAKNYTDGPIAFRYPRAGVTGADLSQPMQEIPIGKAELIHEGGSGVALLSYGHIFANVLKAAELLAQDGIDATIVNARFAKPLDLEMLRWVAAHHSVIVSVEEGCILGGFGSAVNEAFLAEKIDARCHILGIPDVFIEHGDQAWQREQAGLAPHQIAQTVRDLVASGSVRVVEERAQTGSAPLSNRTLSKIAQAR, from the coding sequence ATGGCATCCTATCTTGAACAGATTGAGTCGCCAGAAGATTTGCGCCGTCTTACCATGGCGGACTTAAAACTTCTGGCCGAGGAAATGCGAGAGCGGATCATTGAAACTGTGTCCAAAAATGGAGGACACTTGGCATCCTCGCTTGGCGCAGTGGAGCTGGCAATTGCTCTTCATTACGTGTACGAGACTCCCCGCGACAAGTTGATCTGGGATGTGGGGCACCAAGGCTATCCTCACAAGCTCCTGACGGGTCGTGCCAAACAGTTCTCCACCCTCCGCAAGCAGGGAGGGATCAGCGGTTTCTTGCGGCGCAGCGAAAGCATTTATGACGTGTTTGGTGCCGGACACGCCGGAACGTCAATTAGCGCCGCCGTCGGCATTGCACAGGCTCGCGATCTCAACCAGGAGGACTACAAAGTGGTCGCAGTCATCGGCGACGGCTCGATGACGTGTGGTCTTCCTTTCGAAGGCCTCAACAATGCGGGCCACACAGATCTGGACATTCTCGTCGTGCTCAACGACAACGAGATGTCCATCAGTGAAAACGTCGGGGCTCTCGCCAAATACCTGAATGCTCTTGTCCAGTCGAAATTCTACAACCGTTCCAAGACCGAGGCATACGAATTGGTCAAACGGACTCCTGTCGGAGACCGTTTGATCAGATTAGTCCACAAACTCGAGGAAAGCACAAAAGGCCTGATCTTGCCGTCCATTTTCTTTGAAGACTTAGGCTTCCGCTACTTTGGTCCGGCGGACGGACACAATCTCGAGGAACTCATCCCCACCCTCCAGAAAATCCGAGAGCTCCGAGGACCAATTCTTCTGCATGCCATCACACGTAAGGGCAAGGGCTATAAACTCGCTGAAGGCGATGCAGTGTTTTGGCACTCGCCACCGAATTTCAAGGTTGAGACCGGTGAGTACAAGAAATCGGATGCTCGAACCTACACCCACGTTTACGGCGATACGCTTGTCGAATTAGCAGAAAGCGATCCAAGAGTGGTAGCCATTACGGCCGCGATGGCCACGGGGACTGGTCTTGTAGCGTTTTCCGAACGCTTCCCCAAGCGTTTTTTTGACGTCGGCATCGCAGAAGCCCACGCCGTGACTTCCGCAGCGGGAATGGCTACCGAAGGCTTGCGTCCTTTCGTTACGATTTACTCGACCTTCCTGCAGCGGGCGTTTGATTCCATCGTCCATGATGTCGCGTTACAGAAATTACCGGTCATTTTTGCGATGGATAGAGCTGGGTTTGTGGGTTTCGACGGTCCGACGCACCACGGGCTTTTTGATATCGCGTATTTGCGCATCATCCCGAATATGGTGGTTATGGCTCCGAAGGATGAGCGCGAGCTTCGAGATATGATGCTCACCGCCAAAAACTATACGGACGGCCCGATTGCGTTTCGGTATCCTCGCGCCGGTGTCACCGGTGCCGATCTAAGCCAGCCCATGCAAGAAATCCCGATCGGAAAGGCCGAACTGATTCACGAAGGTGGGTCGGGGGTTGCCCTCCTGAGCTATGGCCATATTTTTGCGAACGTGCTCAAGGCGGCTGAACTGTTAGCCCAAGACGGAATTGATGCAACGATTGTGAATGCGAGATTTGCAAAACCGCTGGATCTGGAAATGTTGCGGTGGGTCGCGGCGCATCACTCGGTGATTGTCTCCGTTGAAGAGGGTTGCATCCTTGGTGGATTTGGCTCCGCAGTGAACGAGGCTTTCCTTGCGGAGAAGATTGATGCTCGGTGCCATATTCTTGGCATTCCCGATGTCTTCATCGAACACGGCGATCAGGCTTGGCAGCGAGAACAAGCGGGGCTGGCTCCCCACCAGATTGCCCAAACCGTGCGCGATCTGGTGGCGTCGGGCAGTGTACGGGTGGTAGAGGAACGGGCTCAGACCGGGAGTGCCCCGCTGTCAAATCGAACTTTGTCGAAGATCGCTCAAGCTCGGTAA
- a CDS encoding Glycyl-tRNA synthetase encodes MSVTMDAIVSLCKRRGLIFQSSEIYGGLASTWDYGPIGVELKRNVKEAWWRSLIYERDDIEGLDAAILMHPQVWVASGHVSSFTDPLVDCKQCKKRWREDHLPKNYSVRLRGENGAGEVSVTVCVAAEDEEDALKKVRQTKEWGSKPKGFWAIDGSPQLSKPVCPECGGELTEPRLFNLMFKTYVGPVEEAAAVVYLRPETAQGIFVNFENVMTTMRRKLPFGIAQIGKSFRNEITPGNFIFRTREFEQMELEFFCKPGDKCKPGERTDMEWWEYWKAERLNWYRRFGIRAENLRLREHAADELAHYAKGCVDVEYRFPIGWSELEGIANRTDYDLAQHMKHSGRDLRYFDQERGEHYIPYVIEPSAGADRATLAFLCDAYREEIVEGRERRVLSLHYALAPIKCAVFPLLKNKPELVERAQKLARDLKREFYTVYDDTAAIGKLYRRQDEIGTPFCVTVDVDTLTDGQVTIRDRDSMQQERIPIEKVRDVIATRLKEAWRGAQ; translated from the coding sequence ATGAGCGTCACCATGGATGCCATTGTATCGCTGTGTAAGCGGCGTGGTCTCATTTTTCAGAGCAGCGAAATTTACGGAGGACTCGCGAGCACTTGGGACTACGGGCCGATCGGCGTCGAACTCAAACGCAACGTTAAGGAGGCATGGTGGCGTTCCCTCATTTACGAGAGAGACGATATCGAGGGCCTCGATGCAGCCATCCTGATGCACCCACAGGTCTGGGTGGCGAGTGGCCATGTGAGCTCTTTTACCGATCCTTTGGTCGATTGCAAACAATGCAAAAAGCGCTGGCGTGAAGATCATCTCCCCAAGAACTATTCAGTTCGTCTCCGTGGCGAAAATGGGGCTGGTGAAGTCTCCGTAACAGTCTGTGTGGCTGCGGAGGACGAAGAAGATGCGCTAAAAAAGGTGCGTCAGACCAAAGAGTGGGGCTCAAAGCCAAAAGGGTTTTGGGCGATTGACGGCTCTCCGCAGCTCTCGAAACCTGTCTGTCCGGAGTGTGGCGGAGAATTGACCGAACCCCGATTGTTCAACCTGATGTTTAAGACGTACGTGGGCCCAGTCGAGGAAGCAGCAGCCGTGGTGTATCTTCGCCCCGAGACCGCGCAAGGGATTTTCGTCAATTTCGAAAACGTGATGACCACCATGCGGCGCAAGTTGCCTTTCGGAATTGCCCAGATTGGCAAGAGTTTCCGAAACGAAATCACGCCCGGCAATTTCATTTTCCGAACCCGCGAGTTCGAGCAGATGGAGCTCGAGTTCTTCTGCAAGCCCGGCGACAAGTGCAAGCCCGGCGAGCGGACAGATATGGAGTGGTGGGAATACTGGAAGGCCGAGCGCCTGAACTGGTATCGGCGATTTGGAATTCGAGCGGAGAACCTGCGACTTCGAGAGCATGCAGCCGACGAATTAGCTCACTACGCGAAGGGATGTGTGGACGTCGAATATCGTTTCCCAATTGGATGGAGCGAACTCGAGGGGATTGCGAACAGAACGGACTACGACTTAGCCCAGCACATGAAGCATTCAGGTCGTGACCTACGCTATTTCGACCAGGAGCGCGGCGAGCATTACATTCCGTACGTGATCGAACCCAGCGCAGGTGCGGATCGCGCCACCTTGGCTTTCCTGTGCGATGCCTACCGTGAGGAAATCGTGGAGGGGCGGGAGCGCAGGGTTCTCTCGCTCCATTATGCCCTCGCGCCGATTAAGTGCGCTGTCTTCCCATTACTGAAGAACAAGCCAGAACTAGTGGAGCGGGCGCAAAAACTAGCTCGTGATTTGAAACGCGAATTTTACACTGTGTACGATGATACGGCTGCGATAGGGAAACTCTACAGGCGTCAAGATGAGATTGGGACGCCCTTCTGTGTAACAGTGGACGTCGACACGTTGACCGATGGGCAAGTCACCATTCGCGACCGCGACTCGATGCAGCAGGAACGGATCCCAATAGAAAAAGTTCGCGATGTCATTGCCACACGCCTTAAGGAAGCTTGGCGGGGAGCTCAGTAG
- a CDS encoding amine oxidase, flavin-containing encodes MQRRQIVIIGAGPTGLGAAWRLEELGFSDWLLIEKEQQAGGLAASVTDEKGFTWDLGGHVQFSHYEYFDRLMDILLGTDGWLYHERESWVWIRDRFVPYPFQMNIRRLPREELKKCLAGLVRLYKNPPTSPPRNFSEWIDATFGEGIAEVFLRPYNFKVWAYPLEMLGYSWVGERVAVVDLERVLSNLIDERDDVSWGPNNKFRFPTFGGTGAVWRACAARLPKQKLYFGHAVQHIDHEHHRLTLSNGEQIEYGMLLSSIPLTELVRLGGLEHRFPEVNKLAYSSTHIFGIGLRGAPREELATKCWMYFPESNCPFYRVTVFSNYSPNNVPDITRYWSLMAEVSESPYKKVPPTPEARIEEVIQGMLATRLIESKDDIVDTWYCRLPFGYPTPTLERDEVIYRVLPELEKLDIYSRGRFGAWRYEVSNQDHSLMQGVEWVDRILSGGEELTLWHPEIVNRTHRPISKPTS; translated from the coding sequence ATGCAACGCCGGCAAATTGTGATTATTGGAGCAGGACCGACTGGTTTGGGCGCCGCATGGCGCTTGGAGGAACTTGGCTTCTCCGATTGGTTGCTTATTGAAAAGGAGCAGCAGGCGGGAGGTTTAGCTGCTTCCGTTACGGACGAGAAGGGCTTCACGTGGGATCTTGGCGGACACGTGCAGTTCTCGCACTATGAGTACTTCGATCGCCTCATGGATATACTGCTCGGCACCGATGGGTGGCTCTATCACGAGCGCGAAAGTTGGGTTTGGATTCGTGACCGGTTTGTCCCCTATCCCTTCCAGATGAACATCCGGCGACTGCCCCGCGAAGAGCTCAAGAAATGCTTGGCTGGCCTCGTCCGGCTATACAAGAACCCACCCACGTCCCCTCCACGGAACTTCAGCGAATGGATTGATGCCACCTTCGGCGAAGGCATAGCAGAAGTCTTTTTGCGGCCGTACAATTTTAAGGTGTGGGCATACCCCCTCGAAATGCTTGGCTACAGCTGGGTAGGGGAGCGGGTGGCAGTGGTAGACCTTGAGCGCGTCTTGAGTAATCTGATTGACGAGCGCGATGATGTTTCGTGGGGGCCGAATAACAAATTTCGTTTCCCCACATTTGGTGGAACAGGCGCCGTGTGGCGCGCGTGTGCGGCCCGCCTTCCAAAACAGAAGCTTTATTTTGGCCACGCGGTCCAACACATCGACCACGAGCATCACCGTCTCACGCTCTCGAATGGCGAGCAAATTGAGTACGGTATGCTTTTGAGTTCAATCCCCCTGACGGAGCTGGTCCGACTGGGTGGACTTGAGCATCGTTTCCCTGAAGTGAACAAGTTGGCCTACTCGTCCACACACATTTTTGGAATCGGCCTTCGCGGTGCGCCCCGTGAGGAGCTGGCGACAAAATGTTGGATGTATTTTCCGGAGTCGAACTGCCCGTTCTATCGCGTGACCGTCTTCTCGAATTATTCGCCAAACAACGTCCCGGATATCACGCGCTACTGGTCACTGATGGCCGAGGTCAGCGAATCTCCCTACAAAAAGGTCCCACCAACCCCCGAGGCCCGCATTGAAGAAGTAATCCAAGGCATGCTTGCCACGCGCCTCATCGAAAGCAAGGACGATATCGTGGATACGTGGTATTGTCGCCTGCCTTTTGGATACCCGACGCCAACGTTGGAGCGTGATGAAGTAATCTATCGCGTCCTGCCGGAGCTCGAGAAGCTTGATATCTATTCGCGCGGGCGGTTCGGCGCATGGCGTTATGAAGTCTCCAACCAAGATCACTCCCTCATGCAAGGGGTGGAATGGGTGGATCGGATCCTGTCTGGCGGAGAAGAGCTCACGTTGTGGCATCCGGAGATTGTCAACCGTACCCATCGGCCTATTTCGAAACCCACCAGCTAA
- a CDS encoding Gamma-glutamyl phosphate reductase, whose protein sequence is MGQVDVKEITHETIQALVREMGQKARQAAAQLAMLRPEVKNRALLAMADLLRKSIEVIQSENAKDIEAGKAAGLSAAMLDRLLLNDKRIEAMAQALEQVALLDDPVGEIYDMKTRPNGLRVGRMRMPIGVIGIIYESRPNVTVDAAALCVKSGNAVILRGGSEAIHSNRCLARLLEEAGSTAGLPQGAVQLIPVTDRYAVECMLKLNESIDLIIPRGGKSLIERVVQTSTIPVIKHYDGNCHVFVDESADLEMAERIVLNAKCQRPGVCNAMESLLVHKAIASHFLPRICQLLTEKGVEIRGDEETCRLVPNAKRATEEDYRTEFLDLILSVAVVDSVQHAIEWINTYGSHHTDAIVTRDHQNAMLFLNAVDSACVHVNASTRFSDGGEFGMGCEIGISTDKLHARGPMGLRELTTSKFIVFGDGQVRT, encoded by the coding sequence ATGGGACAAGTTGACGTGAAGGAAATCACCCACGAAACCATTCAAGCGCTTGTTCGCGAGATGGGGCAAAAAGCCCGGCAAGCCGCCGCTCAGTTAGCTATGTTGCGGCCGGAAGTGAAGAACCGCGCTCTTCTCGCGATGGCCGATCTGCTCCGCAAATCAATTGAAGTAATCCAATCGGAGAATGCCAAGGATATTGAGGCGGGCAAAGCGGCAGGCCTTAGCGCAGCAATGCTCGATCGTCTCTTGCTGAATGACAAACGTATCGAAGCAATGGCTCAGGCGCTCGAACAAGTCGCTTTGCTCGACGACCCAGTCGGTGAAATCTACGACATGAAAACTCGCCCGAATGGTCTGCGTGTGGGGCGCATGCGCATGCCGATTGGGGTGATCGGTATCATCTACGAGTCGCGCCCAAATGTGACGGTGGATGCGGCTGCTTTGTGTGTGAAAAGCGGAAACGCGGTGATTCTTCGAGGAGGGAGCGAAGCCATCCACTCAAACCGCTGTTTGGCTCGCTTGCTTGAAGAAGCTGGTAGCACCGCGGGTTTGCCTCAAGGAGCGGTTCAGCTCATTCCGGTCACGGACCGCTATGCCGTGGAATGTATGCTCAAGCTCAATGAGTCCATCGACCTCATTATCCCTCGGGGGGGAAAGTCTCTGATCGAGCGCGTCGTTCAGACCTCCACGATTCCAGTCATCAAGCACTATGACGGGAACTGCCACGTGTTTGTGGATGAGAGTGCAGATCTGGAGATGGCCGAGCGAATCGTCCTCAATGCCAAGTGCCAACGGCCCGGCGTCTGTAATGCGATGGAGTCACTGCTCGTTCACAAAGCGATCGCCTCGCATTTTCTACCGCGGATTTGTCAGCTCCTGACTGAAAAGGGGGTGGAAATCCGCGGCGACGAAGAAACATGTCGCTTGGTCCCAAACGCGAAGCGCGCGACCGAGGAAGACTACCGGACTGAATTTCTCGACCTCATCTTAAGCGTGGCGGTCGTGGATTCGGTGCAACACGCAATAGAGTGGATCAACACCTACGGGTCGCATCACACCGATGCCATCGTGACTCGTGATCACCAAAACGCGATGCTTTTCTTAAACGCCGTGGATTCTGCGTGTGTGCACGTCAACGCTTCTACGCGTTTCTCGGATGGTGGAGAGTTCGGGATGGGGTGTGAAATCGGTATCAGTACGGATAAGCTCCACGCAAGAGGTCCCATGGGGCTCCGAGAACTCACCACAAGCAAGTTTATCGTGTTTGGGGACGGCCAGGTGCGAACGTAA
- a CDS encoding TPR repeat protein — MPDGANGKEEQAQWKFATVEEYLEAGEARATAEELEQAVEILREAANRWPDNPQVHYELGVCIFMLLESRLAHLDLWENLAEDEALAEEAVSAFETAIALDPQMAEAYTNLGNLLALRGRVRKAIQLWEKSLELNPDQPAVRDNLTLYRAQLTEKDSGEGGQ, encoded by the coding sequence ATGCCAGATGGAGCGAATGGAAAAGAGGAGCAAGCCCAGTGGAAATTCGCGACGGTGGAGGAGTATTTGGAGGCCGGTGAGGCGCGCGCCACAGCGGAAGAATTGGAGCAGGCGGTTGAGATTCTCAGAGAAGCCGCTAACCGGTGGCCCGATAATCCGCAGGTGCATTATGAACTTGGGGTGTGCATTTTCATGCTGCTCGAGTCGCGTTTAGCCCACCTTGATCTTTGGGAGAATCTCGCGGAAGATGAAGCACTGGCTGAAGAGGCGGTGAGTGCCTTCGAAACAGCGATCGCATTAGATCCGCAGATGGCTGAAGCGTACACAAATCTGGGAAACCTGCTTGCTCTGCGGGGGCGCGTGCGAAAGGCGATTCAACTGTGGGAGAAGTCACTGGAACTTAATCCCGATCAGCCCGCAGTCCGGGACAATCTGACTCTTTACCGAGCCCAACTTACAGAAAAGGACTCTGGCGAAGGGGGGCAATAA
- a CDS encoding Glycosyltransferase has translation MMAQSIEIICLSHLAWEPTLFQRPQQLMKELAARGHRVGYWGCVGRERARELSTRNLSRGEDQGVHFDNHPFSAFTFRPQPIRKWSVTRSIVQWAASGEYSTAPYPRRRLLWIYHPALLALVPALESALVVYDVMDRFLSFRASKGQLAKWESAVYRRADIIFAGGRSLTAAARQDLEKLGISKPVHCFPSGIDIEHFSRALSSDTPVAEDLQQIPSPRIGYIGAVDERINFDLLSQMAHAHPEWNIILLGPVIGEDTRRSVAKNIHFIGGRPYASLPTYLKGFDVCILPFRSTELVQYVSPTKTPEYLAAGCPVVSTYIPDVAADYGDVVAVAKTPDEFIAQIENFLRSKPAPEQLAAVACSRAATWSAIAEQMEAILVNSLQDSREDI, from the coding sequence ATGATGGCGCAATCGATTGAGATCATCTGCCTAAGTCATTTGGCATGGGAGCCGACTTTATTTCAACGCCCCCAGCAACTCATGAAAGAACTCGCGGCCAGAGGTCACCGAGTTGGCTATTGGGGATGCGTAGGACGCGAGCGTGCTCGGGAGTTAAGCACTCGGAATCTTTCTCGCGGAGAGGATCAGGGCGTCCATTTTGACAATCACCCATTTTCGGCTTTTACATTTCGTCCGCAGCCTATTCGAAAATGGTCGGTAACTCGCTCAATTGTTCAGTGGGCAGCGAGTGGGGAGTATTCTACTGCCCCCTACCCTCGGCGAAGGCTTTTGTGGATCTACCACCCGGCTTTACTGGCACTTGTCCCAGCCTTGGAATCCGCATTGGTCGTCTACGACGTAATGGACCGCTTTTTGAGTTTTCGGGCAAGCAAGGGGCAACTTGCTAAATGGGAGTCGGCCGTGTATCGGCGAGCCGACATTATTTTCGCAGGCGGGAGAAGTCTTACTGCTGCGGCGAGGCAGGATCTTGAGAAGTTAGGGATCTCGAAGCCAGTACACTGTTTCCCAAGTGGCATAGACATAGAGCATTTTTCGAGAGCACTCAGCAGCGACACGCCTGTGGCTGAGGATTTGCAGCAGATCCCAAGCCCAAGGATCGGCTACATTGGCGCGGTGGATGAACGGATCAACTTTGATTTACTTTCGCAAATGGCGCACGCCCATCCCGAATGGAATATCATTCTTCTTGGGCCAGTGATTGGCGAAGATACTCGTCGTAGCGTGGCAAAAAATATTCATTTTATTGGTGGCCGCCCGTATGCCTCGTTACCGACCTATCTCAAAGGTTTTGATGTTTGTATTCTCCCGTTTCGATCAACGGAGCTTGTGCAGTATGTGAGTCCAACAAAGACCCCAGAGTATTTGGCAGCCGGATGCCCCGTTGTGAGCACTTACATTCCCGACGTCGCCGCGGACTATGGGGATGTGGTAGCGGTTGCCAAGACTCCCGACGAGTTCATTGCACAGATAGAGAATTTTCTGCGATCGAAACCTGCCCCAGAGCAGTTAGCAGCCGTGGCCTGCAGTCGTGCTGCCACGTGGTCAGCTATTGCAGAACAAATGGAAGCAATCCTCGTGAACTCCCTGCAAGATTCGCGTGAGGATATTTGA